The region GGTTCTACCCAGCTTCACCCTCGGCGCCAGCGTCAGGAACAGCTCGTCGACCACTCCAAGGCCAAACAGCTCCCCGTTGAGTTCGCTTCCGCCCTCCACCAGTAGCCTTGCGACACCCCGCTCGACCCTCAAGAACCGAAGCAAGCCGCGGAGATCGAGCTCTCCATCAACTGAGGGAAAGTGCATCACCCCGTGGGGCAGGCTCTTGGGCTGCCTTTCCAGAGCCCTGGCCTCCCCACCGGCGATGATCGCCTTTTCAGGCACGTCGGTGAAAAACCGGGATCCCAGAGGCACCTGCCCCGACCGGGTTACCACCACCCGCACCAAGTGAGTTGGAAACCAAATGCCCTTGGTCGCCCTGAGCGTTCCTGCGCCGATCATCACCGCATCGGCGGCGGCCTGGATTTGGCGCATGGCCGCGTGGTCTGCCGGCGATCCAAGGTCCATCACCGCCTCCTCGCGCGAGCCGGACACCGTCTTGCCATCCAGCGTCATCACCATGTTGGTGAACACGTATGGCCGATCCTCCGGCGCGGCGGGGAACAGAAGGTCTTCGTAGAGCGGGGGTATCGTGTCCGCCATGCGAGGCTTGTACCCTACGTTGGCCCTCGCAGGCGCCTGTTTCATCGCAATATCGGGCTGCTCGGGCCGAACCATCCAGGGCGTGTGGTACGGCGACCTGCCGGGCACGCGATACAAAGAGTGCCGAATCGAATTGCGACCGGCCGCAGAACTCCGCGCCTCCTGCAAGAGCCCGTCCGAGACAATTGTGCAAGGGAGCTACCGTCTCGAAGGCGACACATTGACCCTCAACCTTTACCGTGCTCTGGAAGGCGAGAGGCTCAAGAACCTCGAGATCCGGGAGTCCGCGTGGAGTCTCAAAGGCCCGGGAAACCACATCGTTCTTTCGCCTCCCCTCTCCTATCTGCAAGAGGTCGAATGGGAAAGAAGACCGCAGTAGAGGTCTTGCGTGGCATACTTCGTCGTGACGATCTGCAGTCCCGGAGCCAACTCTATGCGTCAACGAGCCTTTGCCCTCGCAGCCAGCCTGCTCTTAGTCGCCATCGCCGCCGCCTCGGCCGCTCAAACGGTCGATAGCCTGACCTTCGCCAACCTCAAGTGGCGCTTGATCGGCCCCTTCCGCGGTGGCCGTTCGATCGCCGTGGCCGGCGTGACCTCGCGCCCAACCGAGTTCTACATGGGCGCGACGGGCGGCGGCGTCTGGAAATCTAGCGACAGCGGCGACACCTGGAAGTGCGTCTCGGACGGCTTCTTCGAGTCGTCCACCATTGGCGCGCTGCAGGTCTCCGAGAGCGACCCGGACATCGTGTGGGCGGGTACGGGCGAGGGCTGCGTGCGCGGCAACATCACGGTGGGCGAGGGGGTTTACAAGTCCACCGATGCGGGCAAGTCGTGGACCCATATGGGCCTTCGTGAGACCCAAACTGCAACCCGCATCCGCATTCACCCCACGAATCCAGACATCGTCTATGTGGCGGCGCTCGGGCACATTTTCGGGCCCAACAAGGAGCGCGGAGTCTACAAGACTACCGACGGCGGCAAGACCTGGAAGCAAGTGCTCTTCGTCAGCGACAAGGCCGGCGCCGTGGACCTCTGCATGGATGCCAAGAACCCGGAGGTTCTTTACGCCGCAACCTGGGAGGTCTATAGGACTCCTTACACCTTGAGCAGCGGAGGGCCGGGCTCCAAGATCTTCAAGTCCACCGACGGCGGCAAGACCTGGACCGACCTCTCGGCAAATCCAGGGCTCCCCAAGGGCGTGCTTGGACGCATCGGCATCGCCGTTTCGCCCGCGAACCCCCAGCGGCTCTACGCAAGCGTCGAAGCGCTGGACGGCGGCCTGTTCACCAGCACCGACGGCGGCGCGACCTGGGCCCTCACCAGCGACAACCGCAACTACCGCCAGCGGGCCTGGTACTACAGCCACGTCTACGCCGACCCGAAGGACGAGCAGACGATGTACGTCCTGAATGTCGGCGCGGGCAAGTCCACTAACGGCGGCAAGACCTTTACGGGGTTTAGCCCGCCTCACAGCGACAACCACGATCTTTGGATCAACCCGAACGATCCCAAGATTTGGATCAGCGGGAATGACGGGGGCGCCTCAGTCACGAAGGATGCTGGCCGCACATGGACGGCGCAGGATATGCCGACCGCACAGTTCTATCACGTTACGACCGACAGCTTCTATCCGTACCGAGTCTATGGAGCCCAGCAAGACAACAGCTCCATCCGCATCGCCAGCCGAACCTTCGGGTTCGGGATCGGGCGAACGGACTGGGAGGGAACCGCCGGTGGCGAGAGCGGCTATCACGCCGTCAAGCCCGACGACCCCGACATTGTCTTCGGCGGCAACTACAGCGGCGACCTTTCCATGATCAACCACAGGACCGGCGACCGCCGTCAGGCGGACCCTTGGCCCGACAACCCGATGGGCCACGGCGCCATTGACTCGGTTCAGCGATTCCAATGGACCTTCCCGATCCTCTTCTCGCCCCACAACCCTAACAAGCTTTATACGTGCAGTCAGTTCGTGCTCGAGTCAACAGATCTGGGCCAATCCTGGAAGAAGATCAGCCCGGACCTGACCCGAAACGACCCCAAAACCCTGCAATCCTCCGGCGGACCGATCACCAAGGACAACACCGGCGTGGAGGTGTATGGAACGGTCTTTACATTGGCCGAGTCGCCCGTCCAGAAGGGCGTGCTTTGGGCTGGATCAGACGATGGACTCGTCCACGTCACCCGCAATGGCGGGCGGTCTTGGACGAACGTAACCCCCAAGGGTCTCCCCGAGTGGGTGCGGTGCAGCATGATCGAGGCTTCACCGCACGATGCCGGCTCGGCGTTCCTGGCGGCGAACAACTTTCAGAACGACGACAGGGCGCCCTACGTCTATGTGACGCACGACTACGGCAAGACTTGGGAGCGCAGGGTCAACGGCATCCCGCGCGAGTGGTTTGTGCGCGTGGTGCGCGAGGACCCGAAGCGCAAGGGCCTGCTCTTTGCGGGCACAGAGCGCGGCGTGTTCGTCACCTGGAACGACGGCCTGTCGTGGCAGCCCCTCAAGATCAACCTGCCGAATACGCCGATTCACGACCTGACGATCAAGGATGACGACCTGGTGGCCGCCACGCACGGGCGCGCATTCTGGATCCTCGACGACATCTCGCCGCTCCGGCAGCTCGACGACGCCAAGCGCAAGGCGCAGCGCCTGTTCGTCTTCAACCCGCGCGACGCGGTGATGGGCGGCGGTGGCGGCCGGCGCGGTCCCCGTGGGGCAGGTTCTCAACCTGCCTCCGACGCGAATGAGGAGATGGGTGAGAACCCGATGCGCGGACTCGTCGTGGGCTATCAGCTCAACGACAAAGCCGACTCGGTCACGATAGAGATGTTCGATAGGGACGGAGTCTTGATTGGGCGCTCGAATTCGGCCCCGACGGAAAAGGGCTTCCAGCGCGCGACGATCAGCACGGTGAACTACCCTGGTTACCGCAGCTTTCCGAACATGATCTTCTGGTTCGGTACCGGCGGCGGCGTACCCATTCCACCTGGAACCTACAAGGTGAAGGTCACCGCAAAGGGCAAGGACGGGGCAGGCAAGGATTGGACTGAGGCCGGCGAGACCACGATCCACGCGATGCAGGATCCCCGGTGGTCCTGCTCCGAGGCCGACCTTCAGGAGCGGACCAAGTTCGCGCGCCAGATCGTCGAGCGGGTGAACGAGGCCAACGACACCGTGGTGCAGATCCGCAACCTGAAGGCGGACATCACGCAGGCGATCACCGACTCGAAGGACGATGGGGACCTGAAGCTCGCTGGCAACCGCCTTTCGGCCGCGCTCTCGGCGGTCGAGGAAGAGCTTTACCAGGTGAAGAACCGCGCCGGGCAGGACCCCCTGAACTACCCGATCAAGCTGAACAACAAGCTAGCGGCGCTGCTCGGCGTGGTGCAGGGCAACAACCACGCGCCGACGGCACAGTCGCGCGAGGTCTACGCGATGCTCACCAAGCTGCTGAAGACTCAGCTCGACCTCTTCAAGGGCTTCACGACGAAGGAGCTCGCCGACTTCAACAAGCTGGCGACGGCGAAGGGTCTGAAGGCGATCGCGGTTCGGGGCAAAGCCGAAGCCGGCGGTGGCGGCGGCTTCGGGGGTGAGGAGGACGAGGATCGAGATAGGGATGGGGACGGAGGTTAGCGGTTCCCGGTGCAGAACCCGCCCTGCACCAGATACTTGTAGCTCTCCTCGACGGCTTGCATCATGTCGGTCGCGCATTCGTCGAGTTCGACCGTCGCCCAGCGCAGCACGCTCGGGTCGGCGGCCGCCATGATCGCGCCGATGTCCTGCTTGCCTGCCCCGACCGCCTGATGCGGCTGGCCCTGGACCAGCGGTCCATCCTTCACGTGGATCATAGGGGTGCGGTCTGCGTACTTCGCCAGCATGGCCGCGGGATCGTTCGCCCCGAACGCCGCCGCCCAATACACGTCCATCTCCAGCTTGAGGTTGGGGCAATCGTCCAACAGCCACTCGATCGCCAGCCTCCCCTCGACCGGTTGGAATTCGAACCAGTGGTTGTGCAGGCACATGGTGAGCCCAGCGGCCTCCAGCCCGGGCAGCACGGCGTTGACCTTCTCGGCGGTGCGCTTGATCGCCTCGACGCTCTCGTAGTCGGGAATCCAAAAGCCCGCCATCAAGAGGTCCGTGCCCAGGATCTTGGCGGTGTCAATGGTCTCCTGAAGGGTCTCGGGGGTCGGAAAGGCGCAGCTATAGGCTGAGACCTGCATCCCGAATTGGTCGACTGCATTGCGAAACTGAGCCGCGTTCATCCCGGAGCCGGGACCGCTTTCGACCGCCTTGTAGCCAATCCTGGCGATGCGCCCGAGGATGGACAGGTGGTTGCTGTTCGCCATCTCGTTGCGGACGGTGTAGAGCTGGATGGAGATGGGAATGACCATGTTGCGAACGCTACCCGATATTCAGGGGCTTCCCCGGTGCCGCCTCACCCCCGTTCACTTTGTTCGCCGAAGGAACCGGGGCAGGCACCGACCCTCTCCCACGAGGGGAGAGGGAGTCATCGCCTCACCGACTCACCGTTTCTCCCCTTCCCCTGTCTCCGTCTCACCCACTCTCCGACTCTCCGACTCACCGTCTCAGCCCTTCCGCCCTTGGCCACGGAGCTCGAAGCAGTTGCGGCAGCGTGCTTCGTAGGCTTCGGTCGCGCCGATCAGCACGGTCGGGTCGTCCACATGCGCGGGCTTGCCGTCGATTTGGCGGTAGGTGTGGCTGGCCGGTGCGCCGCACTTCATGCAGATCGCCCGCAGCTTGATCACCTCGTCCGCCGCCACCATCAGCGCCCCCATCGGGCCGAACGGCTTTCGTCGAAAGTCCTGGTCCAGCCCCGCGCAGATGACCTCCTTTCCCAAGTCGGCGAGCCGGACGACGAGATCGGTCAGCGAGGGATCGAAGAACTGAGCCTCTTCGATGCAGACGACCTGCGTATCCTTGTCGATCTTGTCCGCCAGTTCACGGACGTTCCGCACCGGCACGGCCTCGTGCTTGACGCCCATGTGCGTGACCACCATCATCTCGTCGTAGCGGGTGTCGATGCTGGGCTTGAAGACCTGCACCCTCTTCTTGGCATAGAGCGCACGCCGTGCCAGCCGGATCAGCTCCTCGCTCTTGCCGGCGAACATGCTGCCGCAGACGACCGTGATCTGGCCGAGCGGCCTGGTGCGGGGGCGGGACATGGGTGAATGTTAGCGCAATGGGGGCGAAGGGGTTCGGGGTTCAGGGTTTGGGGGTTCCGGACTTTGCGTTTCTTTGCGTATAGGCGGCTTTGCGAGAAATCCGATAGCCGGCGACAACAAGGAGCTTCGGAGCTCGCCCGGAGTCTCCACCCCAAAACCCCCCTCCTTGTCTTCGCTGTGCGAAAACAAGGAGGGGGGTCGCCGGAGCTACCATAGCGGTGTGAGCGAGATCAAGCGCCATTGGGAGGAGGTCTATGGGCGAAATGCGCCGGAGGACGTGAGTTGGTATCAGGTGGAGCCCGAGCCCTCACTTTCGCTGATCCTGCGTTGCGGCCTACCTCTCGAGGCGCCGATCTTGGAGGTCGGAGGCGGGGCCTCGCGCCTGGTGGATGCGCTGCTCGACCATGGTTTTAGCAGGCTATCTGTTCTGGACGTCTCTGGCGCGGCGCTTGCCATCGTGCGGCGAAGGCTGGGGGACCGGGCCTCTCAAGTTCGCTGGATCGAATCTGACGTCTTTGATGCGCCGCTGGAGCCGGGTTCGCTGACGCTCTGGCACGACCGGGCGGTGTTTCATTTCTTGGTCGAACCGGAATCGCGGCGGGCGTATTTCCAGCTTCTTTCGGAGTCGTTGATGAAGGGCGGCTTCGCGGTGTTGGGAGCGTTTGG is a window of Armatimonadota bacterium DNA encoding:
- a CDS encoding RibD family protein codes for the protein MADTIPPLYEDLLFPAAPEDRPYVFTNMVMTLDGKTVSGSREEAVMDLGSPADHAAMRQIQAAADAVMIGAGTLRATKGIWFPTHLVRVVVTRSGQVPLGSRFFTDVPEKAIIAGGEARALERQPKSLPHGVMHFPSVDGELDLRGLLRFLRVERGVARLLVEGGSELNGELFGLGVVDELFLTLAPRVKLGRTTPTYAGGEPLPRGHLQNFELISECRVGDELFLRYRRKS
- a CDS encoding glycosyl hydrolase; the protein is MRQRAFALAASLLLVAIAAASAAQTVDSLTFANLKWRLIGPFRGGRSIAVAGVTSRPTEFYMGATGGGVWKSSDSGDTWKCVSDGFFESSTIGALQVSESDPDIVWAGTGEGCVRGNITVGEGVYKSTDAGKSWTHMGLRETQTATRIRIHPTNPDIVYVAALGHIFGPNKERGVYKTTDGGKTWKQVLFVSDKAGAVDLCMDAKNPEVLYAATWEVYRTPYTLSSGGPGSKIFKSTDGGKTWTDLSANPGLPKGVLGRIGIAVSPANPQRLYASVEALDGGLFTSTDGGATWALTSDNRNYRQRAWYYSHVYADPKDEQTMYVLNVGAGKSTNGGKTFTGFSPPHSDNHDLWINPNDPKIWISGNDGGASVTKDAGRTWTAQDMPTAQFYHVTTDSFYPYRVYGAQQDNSSIRIASRTFGFGIGRTDWEGTAGGESGYHAVKPDDPDIVFGGNYSGDLSMINHRTGDRRQADPWPDNPMGHGAIDSVQRFQWTFPILFSPHNPNKLYTCSQFVLESTDLGQSWKKISPDLTRNDPKTLQSSGGPITKDNTGVEVYGTVFTLAESPVQKGVLWAGSDDGLVHVTRNGGRSWTNVTPKGLPEWVRCSMIEASPHDAGSAFLAANNFQNDDRAPYVYVTHDYGKTWERRVNGIPREWFVRVVREDPKRKGLLFAGTERGVFVTWNDGLSWQPLKINLPNTPIHDLTIKDDDLVAATHGRAFWILDDISPLRQLDDAKRKAQRLFVFNPRDAVMGGGGGRRGPRGAGSQPASDANEEMGENPMRGLVVGYQLNDKADSVTIEMFDRDGVLIGRSNSAPTEKGFQRATISTVNYPGYRSFPNMIFWFGTGGGVPIPPGTYKVKVTAKGKDGAGKDWTEAGETTIHAMQDPRWSCSEADLQERTKFARQIVERVNEANDTVVQIRNLKADITQAITDSKDDGDLKLAGNRLSAALSAVEEELYQVKNRAGQDPLNYPIKLNNKLAALLGVVQGNNHAPTAQSREVYAMLTKLLKTQLDLFKGFTTKELADFNKLATAKGLKAIAVRGKAEAGGGGGFGGEEDEDRDRDGDGG
- a CDS encoding sugar phosphate isomerase/epimerase, which gives rise to MVIPISIQLYTVRNEMANSNHLSILGRIARIGYKAVESGPGSGMNAAQFRNAVDQFGMQVSAYSCAFPTPETLQETIDTAKILGTDLLMAGFWIPDYESVEAIKRTAEKVNAVLPGLEAAGLTMCLHNHWFEFQPVEGRLAIEWLLDDCPNLKLEMDVYWAAAFGANDPAAMLAKYADRTPMIHVKDGPLVQGQPHQAVGAGKQDIGAIMAAADPSVLRWATVELDECATDMMQAVEESYKYLVQGGFCTGNR
- a CDS encoding thymidine kinase, with the translated sequence MSRPRTRPLGQITVVCGSMFAGKSEELIRLARRALYAKKRVQVFKPSIDTRYDEMMVVTHMGVKHEAVPVRNVRELADKIDKDTQVVCIEEAQFFDPSLTDLVVRLADLGKEVICAGLDQDFRRKPFGPMGALMVAADEVIKLRAICMKCGAPASHTYRQIDGKPAHVDDPTVLIGATEAYEARCRNCFELRGQGRKG
- a CDS encoding class I SAM-dependent methyltransferase, with protein sequence MSEIKRHWEEVYGRNAPEDVSWYQVEPEPSLSLILRCGLPLEAPILEVGGGASRLVDALLDHGFSRLSVLDVSGAALAIVRRRLGDRASQVRWIESDVFDAPLEPGSLTLWHDRAVFHFLVEPESRRAYFQLLSESLMKGGFAVLGAFGPEGPESCSGLQVQRVSEASLVGEMGPGFELVESLIHEHRTPFDTVQQFLFARFMKL